The following are from one region of the Populus trichocarpa isolate Nisqually-1 chromosome 8, P.trichocarpa_v4.1, whole genome shotgun sequence genome:
- the LOC112323273 gene encoding uncharacterized protein LOC112323273: protein MASTIKFSRPPILAFLLLLLMSFLYISLAAYCGSMGGSSGESSPVSSGGGSSFSPVGRGSSSWDYIDSGGSRGQGGGRRGSKVDVIIFVTGVVILVLFCAGFMIAFCCSEYQKDRKRKKSEQYRREPIKSEQYTLIMVQVGLMGKALSLQNELNEISSTANTSTARGWHRILTKTVSAFLRYPEYMISGFSSVEKYSTTGVVLMRFKQLSSEENEKCHAGSLVNFNNVNIQREGVPGKNYSKFICFKYFL, encoded by the exons ATGGCATCAACGATCAAGTTTAGTAGACCACCAATTCTTGCGTTTCTTTTGCTTCTCTTAATGTCTTTCTTGTATATATCTTTGGCCGCCTATTGTGGTTCAATGGGTGGCTCCTCTGGAGAAAGTTCTCCCGTCTCTTCAGGCGGTGGCTCTTCTTTCTCCCCCGTCGGAAGAGGCTCTTCTTCCTGGGACTATATAGACTCTGGGGGAAGTAGAGGGCAGGGAGGAGGACGGAGAGGCAGCAAAGTAgatgttataatatttgttACCGGCGTCGTGATCTTAGTTTTATTCTGTGCCGGTTTTATGATTGCCTTCTGCTGCTCTGAATACCAAAAAGAtcggaaaaggaaaaaatcagaACAGTACAGGAGAGAGCCAATAAAATCAGAACAGTACACGCTTATAATGGTTCAG GTGGGCCTAATGGGCAAGGCTCTTTCACTTCAAAACGAGCTCAATGAAATTTCCAGCACTGCAAACACTTCTACAGCGAGGGGATGGCACCGCATACTGACAA AAACAGTGTCGGCGTTTCTACGATATCCAGAATACATGATCTCTGGCTTTTCATCG GTAGAAAAGTATAGTACCACTGGAGTAGTGCTAATGAGGTTCAAGCAGCTCTCGAGTGAAGAAAACGAGAAGTGTCATGCAGGATCACTGGTAAATTTCAACAACGTCAATATACAAAGAGAAGGCGTTCCTGGAAAAAATTATAGTAAGTTCATCTGTTTCAAGTACTTCCTCTGA
- the LOC7467486 gene encoding 40S ribosomal protein S24-1 — MADKAVTIRTRKFMTNRLLSRKQFIIDVLHPGRANVSKAELKEKLASLYEVKDLNSIFVFKFRTHFGGGKSTGFGLIYDSVESAKKYEPKYRLIRNGLATKVEKSRKQLKERKNRAKKVRGVKKTKAGDAAKKK; from the exons ATGGCAGACAAGGCTGTGACTATTAGAACAAGAAAGTTTATGACAAACAGGCTTCTTTCTAGGAAGCAGTTT ATCATTGACGTCTTGCATCCTGGGAGAGCTAATGTTTCTAAG GCTGAATTGAAAGAGAAGTTGGCAAGTTTATATGAGGTGAAAGACCTGAATTCGATTTTTGTGTTCAAGTTCCGTACTCATTTTGGAGGTGGGAAATCAACTGGGTTTGGGCTGATTTATGACTCTGTTGAGAGCGCCAAGAAGTACGAGCCCAAGTACAGGCTAATCAGG AATGGACTAGCCACCAAGGTGGAAAAATCAAGGAAGCAACTGAAGGAAAGGAAGAATAGGGCCAAGAAAGTTCGAGGTGTAAAGAAG ACTAAGGCTGGAGATGCTGCAAAGAAGAAGTGA